In Spirosoma pollinicola, the genomic window CATCGTCAGGATTGAGGCCCTGGGTAGTTACACGACCGTTCACTTTATTAATCGAAAGGAGTTGGTGGCTTCGCGCTCAATAGCCGAATTTGAACTGGTACTGATTGACCACGACCATTTCTTTAAGGTACATAAATCGCACCTGGTTAACCTGAATTACATCACGAAATATAGGCGGGGCGATGGTGGCACCCTGATAATGACAGACGGTAGCGAAGTGGATGTAGCCCGGCGGGTAAAACCTGAGTTCCTGAAAAAGATGGGGCTGGATAGCTGACCCAGCCCCCTATGCATTTGTTGCCTACTTAACTCCTCAGCGTTTAATCTGCGTCATAATATCTGTAAATGTAGCTGTCTGATTTTGCCGGTCTTTGTCCGTTACCGAATCCCGAAGATTCAATCGAGTATACACGTGCATATCGGAGTCGATCAGTTCAACGTTCACCGGCTTTCCGTCGGCGGTTTGGGCGCCCTGATAAATCAGTACTGCGCTGACCGGATCGGCGGTTGGGTCTTTTTTCGACTTGTAGACCTACAGCCTACAGCCCATAGGCAGCGTTATGCCTCTCTCCAGATCCTGACGAACAACGGTTAGCAAACTCTGGAGTTGTTGCAGGGTTTCCTGAGGCCGAAAGTGATAATACACTTTATCCTCAGCAACCGACTGTTTCGTTTCAATATAGCCCAGCATCGGCCCCACTGCTCCAATGAGCGACAGCGATTTGTCGGAGGGAATCACGATGGGATCAACCAGCAGCAGGTTACGGGGGTTGATATGGTTGGTAAAATAGCCCGAAGAAACCAGCTCCAGCAATAAAGCACCACTCGTGGAGGAGGTGAGTAAGCTGATATTCTGATAACCTGCTTTCTCCAACTGGTTGTATTCATTTATGATAGCTGCCTGCCAGTCGTGCCAGATTGAGGCCTTAAACTCGTCGTAACTTCGACCGTGGCCGCCCAGCAGCACCTGCGACAGGTAAAAATCCGTCCGCCCCGTTGACCAGTTCCGAAATTCATCCCACTCAAACGTACTGGCCGAATAGCCGTGAC contains:
- a CDS encoding alpha/beta hydrolase — encoded protein: MKTIISLLVLVVIGLACSLEPTITKEMLDSGTLFDPSLYNPEKYLVSKSIPNPTPEQAKKPVIIACHGYSASTFEWDEFRNWSTGRTDFYLSQVLLGGHGRSYDEFKASIWHDWQAAIINEYNQLEKAGYQNISLLTSSTSGALLLELVSSGYFTNHINPRNLLLVDPIVIPSDKSLSLIGAVGPMLGYIETKQSVAEDKVYYHFRPQETLQQLQSLLTVVRQDLERGITLPMGCRL